In Actinoplanes sp. NBC_00393, a single genomic region encodes these proteins:
- a CDS encoding glutamate decarboxylase, which yields MLKHPKAARSVPPVLSVAPRFGLEGVTIPRHEIPAGEMPPDVAYQIVHDELMLDGNSRLNTATFVTTWMEPQADRLMAECFDKNMIDKDEYPQTAEIESRCVHILSRLWNAPDPRQATGCSTTGSSEAAMLGGLALKRRWQKQRAAAGKPTDRPNLVMGINVQVCWEKFANYWDVEMRLVPMEGDRFHLNAAEAVALCDENTIGVVAVLGSTFDGSYEPVAEICAALDEYQQQTGIDVPVHVDGASGAFVAPFLDRDLVWDFRLPRVASINTSGHKYGLVYPGVGWIIWRDAQSLPEDLIFWVNYLGDDMPTFALNFSRPGAQVVAQYYNFLRLGFDGYARVHGYAREVATRLSGQIADLGPFELITRGDELPVFAVKLRDGITNYTVFDISQALRERGWQVPAYTFPKNREDVAALRVVVRRGFTHDLADLLIEDLKRHLQKLDKQSEPQHDAASSSFHH from the coding sequence ATGTTGAAGCATCCCAAGGCGGCCCGGTCGGTGCCTCCGGTGTTGTCAGTGGCGCCGCGGTTCGGGCTGGAGGGCGTCACGATTCCGCGGCACGAGATTCCAGCGGGCGAGATGCCACCGGATGTTGCCTATCAGATCGTGCACGACGAGCTGATGCTCGACGGGAACTCCCGGCTGAACACCGCCACCTTCGTCACCACCTGGATGGAGCCGCAGGCCGACCGGTTGATGGCCGAGTGCTTCGACAAGAACATGATCGACAAGGACGAGTATCCGCAGACCGCGGAGATCGAGTCGCGGTGCGTGCACATCCTGAGCCGGCTGTGGAATGCGCCCGATCCCCGGCAGGCGACCGGCTGCTCGACCACCGGCTCCAGCGAGGCCGCGATGCTCGGCGGGCTGGCGCTGAAGCGGCGCTGGCAGAAACAGCGTGCCGCGGCCGGCAAGCCGACCGACCGGCCGAACCTGGTCATGGGCATCAACGTGCAGGTGTGCTGGGAGAAGTTCGCCAACTACTGGGACGTCGAGATGCGCCTCGTCCCGATGGAGGGCGACCGGTTCCACCTGAACGCTGCCGAGGCTGTGGCGCTCTGCGACGAGAACACCATCGGCGTCGTGGCGGTGCTCGGGTCCACGTTCGACGGCTCGTACGAGCCCGTCGCGGAGATCTGCGCGGCCCTCGACGAGTATCAGCAGCAGACCGGCATCGACGTTCCGGTGCACGTGGACGGCGCCTCGGGGGCGTTCGTCGCGCCGTTCCTCGACCGCGACCTGGTCTGGGACTTCCGGCTGCCGCGGGTGGCGTCGATCAACACGTCGGGGCACAAGTACGGCCTCGTCTACCCCGGCGTCGGCTGGATCATCTGGCGCGACGCGCAGTCGCTGCCCGAGGACCTGATCTTCTGGGTCAACTACCTCGGCGACGACATGCCCACCTTCGCGCTGAACTTCTCCCGGCCGGGCGCCCAGGTGGTCGCGCAGTACTACAACTTCCTGCGGCTCGGCTTCGACGGCTACGCCCGGGTGCACGGGTACGCGCGGGAGGTCGCCACCCGGCTGTCCGGGCAGATCGCCGACCTCGGTCCGTTCGAGCTGATCACCCGGGGCGACGAGCTGCCGGTGTTCGCGGTGAAGCTGCGTGACGGGATCACCAACTACACCGTCTTCGACATCTCCCAGGCACTGCGCGAGCGGGGTTGGCAGGTCCCGGCGTACACGTTCCCGAAGAATCGGGAGGACGTCGCCGCGCTGCGGGTCGTGGTCCGGCGCGGTTTCACCCACGACCTCGCCGACCTGCTCATCGAGGACCTGAAACGGCACCTGCAGAAACTCGACAAACAGTCCGAGCCCCAGCACGACGCCGCCTCCTCCAGCTTCCACCACTGA
- a CDS encoding alkyl/aryl-sulfatase, translated as MSKPASRTIEAQHDYLIKALPFHDQQDFEDARRGFVAALDRALVTTSEGRAVWDTEPYEFLAGDAPPTVNPSLWRQSRLTAMHGLFEVVPGIYQVRGLDLSNITFVEGDRGIVVIDPLISRETAAAAIALYREHRGDRPVTGLIYTHSHVDHFGGVRGVLPDGELPDGVPVLAPAGFTRHAVSENVYAGVAMARRGAYMYGAALPRGPQGQVGAGLGQTNSTGTIGLVVPTLDITHTGQEETVDGVRMIFQMAPSSEAPAEMHFYLPDHRALCIAENATHNLHNILTLRGAEIRDAHAWAGYLSEAVELFGSEMEVLFASHHWPTWGREGAVEFLLAQRDLYAYLHDQTLRMMNVGMTGPEIAETIQLPPALEQAWHARGYYGSVSHNVKAVYQRYLGWYDGNPAHLWPHPPVEAARRYVEFMGGADAVVARTRTSVEAGDFRWAAEVLNHVVFAEPGHTEARALLADTYEQLGYGSENGTWRCIYLSAAHELRHGGFGTPVAVSSMDLISQLTPEQLFDTMAIRVNGPRSWDERLTVDILLTDLAQRYRLTLRNGVLTYSTAAQPAPAQVSVILTSSALPLALTISDPGGLAAAGVTVEGDAAVIGRLIAALDEPDPDFAIVTP; from the coding sequence ATGTCCAAGCCGGCCAGCCGGACGATCGAAGCCCAGCACGATTACCTGATCAAGGCACTGCCGTTCCACGACCAGCAGGACTTCGAGGACGCACGGCGCGGATTCGTCGCTGCCCTGGACCGCGCCCTGGTGACGACCTCGGAGGGCCGCGCGGTCTGGGACACCGAGCCGTACGAGTTCCTCGCCGGTGACGCCCCGCCCACGGTGAACCCGAGCCTGTGGCGGCAGTCCCGGCTCACCGCGATGCACGGCCTGTTCGAGGTCGTTCCCGGCATCTACCAGGTGCGCGGCCTGGACCTGTCGAACATCACCTTCGTCGAGGGGGACCGCGGCATCGTCGTGATCGACCCGCTGATCTCGCGGGAGACGGCGGCAGCCGCCATCGCCCTCTACCGCGAGCACCGCGGTGACCGTCCGGTGACCGGCCTGATCTACACGCACAGCCACGTCGACCACTTCGGCGGGGTTCGCGGTGTCCTGCCCGACGGCGAACTGCCGGACGGGGTTCCGGTGCTCGCACCGGCCGGATTCACCCGGCACGCGGTCAGCGAGAACGTCTACGCCGGCGTTGCCATGGCCCGTCGCGGCGCCTACATGTACGGGGCGGCGCTGCCCCGCGGTCCGCAGGGGCAGGTCGGCGCCGGACTGGGACAGACGAACTCCACCGGCACGATCGGCCTCGTCGTGCCGACGCTCGACATCACGCACACCGGTCAGGAGGAGACCGTCGACGGCGTACGGATGATCTTCCAAATGGCGCCGAGCAGCGAGGCGCCCGCCGAGATGCACTTCTACCTGCCGGACCACCGGGCGTTGTGCATCGCCGAGAACGCCACCCACAACCTGCACAACATCCTGACGCTGCGCGGCGCCGAGATCCGCGACGCGCACGCCTGGGCCGGGTACCTCTCCGAGGCGGTCGAGCTGTTCGGCAGCGAGATGGAAGTGCTGTTCGCCTCGCACCACTGGCCGACGTGGGGGCGCGAGGGCGCGGTCGAGTTCCTGCTGGCGCAGCGGGACCTGTATGCGTATCTGCACGACCAGACCCTGCGCATGATGAACGTCGGCATGACCGGTCCGGAGATCGCCGAGACCATCCAGTTGCCGCCCGCGCTGGAGCAGGCGTGGCACGCCCGCGGCTACTACGGCTCGGTCAGCCACAACGTAAAGGCCGTCTACCAGCGGTATCTCGGGTGGTACGACGGAAACCCGGCGCACCTGTGGCCGCATCCGCCGGTCGAGGCGGCCCGCCGCTACGTCGAGTTCATGGGCGGCGCAGATGCCGTGGTGGCCCGGACCCGGACCTCGGTGGAAGCCGGTGACTTCCGCTGGGCCGCCGAGGTGCTCAACCACGTCGTGTTCGCCGAGCCCGGGCACACCGAGGCGCGTGCCCTGCTGGCCGACACGTACGAGCAGCTCGGATACGGGTCGGAGAACGGCACCTGGCGGTGCATCTACCTCTCCGCGGCCCACGAGTTGCGGCACGGTGGATTCGGCACACCCGTCGCCGTCAGCTCGATGGACCTGATCTCCCAGCTCACCCCGGAGCAGCTGTTCGACACGATGGCCATCCGGGTCAACGGTCCACGCAGCTGGGACGAGCGGCTCACCGTGGACATCCTGCTCACCGACCTGGCCCAGCGATACCGGTTGACGCTGCGCAACGGGGTACTCACGTACTCCACAGCCGCCCAGCCGGCGCCGGCGCAGGTGTCGGTGATCCTGACCAGCTCGGCGCTGCCGTTGGCTCTGACCATCTCCGACCCGGGCGGGCTCGCCGCGGCCGGGGTCACCGTCGAGGGGGACGCCGCAGTGATCGGCCGGCTGATCGCCGCGTTGGACGAGCCCGACCCCGATTTCGCCATCGTCACCCCTTGA
- a CDS encoding MMPL family transporter codes for MAELLYRLGRLCARRAWVVLASWVVILGLSITGYLVAGGTLSSQVTIPGTETAKVTDQLAQRFPSASGGSGSLVFHTTDGTAFKPEQRTAIAALLTTTAELDGVAATRDPFATQQQITEQTAQLTGGQQQLEAGQAKLDAAQQQLDAARAQASGTPALARLDEQQAALDQQKAGLAQQKARLDTSRQLLDMSAKIRTVSEDETTAVAPVVFAAEQLDVTPETKDGVVDHVSGNLPAGVEVEFSNEITQSVPEILGVGEVAGLIVAAITLLVMLGTAIAAALPIISALTGVGIGVTASLSLSGVVDMLSITPVLGVMLGLAVGIDYCLFILNRHRRQLLDGADFHESIGLANGTSGNAVVFAGSTVLVALLALNVTGIGFLGMMGTVGAICVAVAVLIAVTLTPALLALIGPRVLNRKARKPAPAPAQPMGTGRAVLTVIAGLAILVVVALPALSMRLGLPDGSSEAADSTQYQAYQLIEEKFGAGVNGPLLVVAELPSPVADDALLAEQARIGGELLAQNDVTAVAPIGQSSDQKLLAFQVIPAEGPSSESTEQLVRDLRELAPNLGVAGSASGNIDISEKLADALPGYLGLVVGLSMIIMVFVFRSILVPVTATLGFILSLFATFGGLTAIFQWGWLGGIFGVHDPGPVLSFLPTILIGILFGLAMDYQLFLVTGMREAYAHGAPARLAVRQGVHAGRTVVIAAAIIMISVFGGFIFSNSAIITSLGFGLSFGVLVDAFLVRMLLIPAVMHLLGTSAWWIPKWLDRILPNVDVEGAALERRHAAAPVPPATPASAAASAP; via the coding sequence GTGGCTGAGCTCCTCTATCGCCTGGGACGCCTCTGCGCCCGGCGAGCCTGGGTCGTCCTGGCGTCCTGGGTCGTCATTCTGGGCCTGTCCATCACCGGTTACCTGGTGGCCGGCGGCACCCTCTCCTCGCAGGTCACCATCCCCGGGACGGAGACCGCCAAGGTCACCGACCAGCTCGCGCAGCGCTTCCCGAGCGCCAGCGGCGGCTCCGGGTCGCTTGTGTTCCACACCACCGATGGGACGGCGTTCAAACCCGAGCAGCGTACGGCGATCGCCGCGCTCCTGACGACCACGGCCGAGCTGGACGGGGTCGCCGCCACGCGCGATCCGTTCGCGACCCAGCAGCAGATCACCGAGCAGACCGCGCAGCTCACCGGCGGGCAGCAGCAGCTCGAAGCCGGCCAGGCGAAGCTGGACGCGGCACAGCAGCAGCTCGACGCGGCCCGCGCACAGGCCTCGGGCACGCCGGCCCTCGCCAGGCTCGACGAGCAGCAGGCCGCCCTCGACCAGCAGAAAGCCGGACTGGCCCAGCAGAAGGCCAGGCTGGACACCTCCCGGCAGCTGCTCGACATGTCCGCGAAGATCCGCACGGTGTCCGAGGACGAGACCACCGCCGTCGCCCCGGTCGTCTTCGCCGCGGAGCAGCTGGACGTCACCCCGGAGACCAAGGACGGCGTCGTCGACCACGTCAGCGGCAACCTGCCGGCCGGTGTCGAGGTGGAGTTCTCCAACGAGATCACCCAGAGCGTCCCGGAGATCCTCGGCGTCGGCGAGGTGGCCGGCCTGATCGTCGCCGCGATCACGCTGTTGGTCATGCTCGGTACGGCCATCGCCGCGGCCCTGCCGATCATCAGCGCGCTGACCGGTGTCGGCATCGGCGTCACCGCGTCGCTATCGCTCTCCGGCGTCGTCGACATGCTGAGCATCACCCCGGTGCTCGGCGTCATGCTCGGACTGGCCGTCGGCATCGACTACTGCCTGTTCATCCTGAACCGGCACCGCCGTCAGCTGCTCGACGGCGCCGACTTCCACGAGTCGATCGGCCTCGCCAACGGCACCTCCGGCAACGCTGTGGTGTTCGCGGGTTCCACCGTGCTGGTCGCGCTGCTCGCTCTGAACGTCACGGGGATCGGTTTCCTCGGCATGATGGGCACCGTCGGGGCGATCTGTGTCGCGGTGGCCGTACTGATCGCGGTGACTTTGACCCCGGCCCTGCTCGCGCTGATCGGCCCGCGCGTGCTGAACCGCAAGGCCCGCAAGCCGGCGCCCGCGCCGGCGCAGCCGATGGGCACCGGCCGTGCCGTGCTCACCGTGATCGCCGGCCTGGCCATCCTGGTCGTCGTCGCCCTGCCCGCGCTGTCGATGCGGCTCGGCCTGCCGGACGGCTCGTCGGAGGCGGCCGACTCCACGCAGTACCAGGCGTACCAGCTGATCGAGGAGAAGTTCGGCGCCGGGGTGAACGGCCCACTGCTGGTGGTGGCCGAACTGCCGTCGCCGGTCGCCGACGACGCGCTGCTGGCCGAGCAGGCCCGCATCGGCGGCGAGCTGCTGGCCCAGAACGATGTGACCGCGGTGGCCCCGATCGGCCAGTCCAGCGACCAGAAGCTGCTCGCCTTCCAGGTGATCCCGGCCGAGGGCCCGTCCAGCGAGTCAACCGAGCAGCTCGTCCGTGACCTGCGCGAACTCGCCCCGAACCTGGGCGTCGCCGGCAGCGCCAGCGGCAACATCGACATCTCGGAGAAACTCGCCGACGCCCTGCCCGGCTACCTCGGCCTGGTCGTCGGCCTGTCGATGATCATCATGGTGTTCGTGTTCCGGTCCATCCTGGTGCCGGTCACCGCGACGCTCGGCTTCATCCTGTCGCTGTTCGCCACGTTCGGCGGCCTCACCGCGATCTTCCAGTGGGGCTGGCTGGGCGGCATCTTCGGCGTACACGACCCGGGCCCGGTCCTCAGCTTCCTGCCCACCATCCTGATCGGCATCCTGTTCGGCCTGGCCATGGACTACCAGCTGTTCCTGGTCACCGGCATGCGCGAGGCCTACGCCCACGGCGCCCCGGCCCGCCTGGCCGTCCGCCAGGGCGTACACGCCGGCCGCACGGTGGTGATCGCCGCCGCCATCATCATGATCTCGGTCTTCGGCGGTTTCATCTTCTCCAACTCAGCGATCATCACCTCGCTGGGCTTCGGCCTGTCCTTCGGCGTCCTGGTAGACGCCTTCCTGGTCAGAATGCTGCTGATCCCGGCCGTCATGCACCTGCTCGGCACCTCAGCCTGGTGGATCCCGAAATGGCTGGACCGCATCCTGCCCAACGTCGACGTGGAGGGCGCCGCCCTGGAACGCCGCCACGCCGCAGCGCCGGTCCCTCCGGCGACGCCGGCCTCCGCTGCGGCATCGGCACCTTAG
- a CDS encoding TetR/AcrR family transcriptional regulator, with translation MKDVEPPADRRAALKARHRRAILDAAHALISEGEATRFSVDQLAERADVSRRTIFNHFASIDDVVTTACTEALGVVIENFLTAFAEGGPASMFDEITRALRATDVPGIVAFLWRALGGFHVGDPRPRQIFQATFSRTTDELARELAERHPERDPLDAELLVSSLMHGTEVIVGHWLTATAAAVDEKSRALWNDLLERLITSVRTGY, from the coding sequence GTGAAGGACGTGGAACCGCCGGCCGACCGCCGGGCGGCGCTGAAAGCACGCCACCGCCGGGCCATCCTCGACGCGGCCCACGCGCTCATCTCCGAAGGCGAGGCGACCCGGTTCAGCGTCGATCAGCTCGCCGAACGCGCCGACGTCTCCCGGCGCACGATCTTCAACCACTTCGCGTCCATCGACGACGTGGTGACCACGGCCTGCACCGAGGCGCTCGGCGTGGTGATCGAGAACTTCCTGACCGCGTTCGCCGAGGGCGGTCCAGCGTCGATGTTCGACGAGATCACGCGGGCGTTGCGGGCCACCGACGTGCCGGGGATCGTGGCCTTCCTGTGGCGGGCGCTCGGCGGCTTCCATGTCGGCGACCCGCGGCCGCGGCAGATCTTCCAGGCGACCTTCTCCCGGACCACCGACGAGCTCGCCCGCGAACTCGCCGAACGCCACCCCGAGCGGGACCCCCTGGATGCGGAGCTGCTGGTCAGCTCTCTGATGCACGGCACCGAGGTGATCGTCGGCCACTGGCTGACGGCAACCGCGGCGGCCGTCGACGAGAAGTCCCGCGCCCTGTGGAACGACCTGCTCGAGCGCCTCATCACGAGCGTCCGCACAGGCTACTGA
- a CDS encoding glycoside hydrolase family 3 C-terminal domain-containing protein, translating into MIAASALTLRQQVALLSGSDAWNTQPLPEAGVPSCALSDGPHGLRFQADAGDHLGVGGSEPSTCFPTAVTVASSWDEELAEQIGHALAGEARALGVDVVLGPGLNIKRHPLCGRNFEYFSEDPLLSGRLAAAMVNGLQGHGVGACLKHFAVNNQESHRFVVDAIVDERTLRELYLSGFEHAVKTSRPWTVMAAYNLVNGHPATQHHRLLTSILRDEWGFDGLVMSDWAATNDRVAAVAAGMDLEMPGSQGLFDRDVLKAVASGRLPAALVTASAQRVLDLVARSASTQSPTASAAGVTEIAAGPAASAAGTAGAEATAGAAGTAGAEATAGAEATAGAEGAVIPVEEHDALARRAAAAGTVLLTNDGILPLAVTTKVALIGAFAEQPRYQGSGSSLVNPTRITTARQEFRRRGIEVVYAPGYDPSGSQADPELIAEAVAAARSVDVVVVLAGLPPVYESEGFDRTDLGLPGQHDELITAVCAANPRTVVALSNGAPVLMPWKEAPAAILESYLGGQAGGAALVDVLYGDAEPGGRLAETFPASLEDVASEPYFPGEPRQVQYREGLSVGYRHHTTAGIAPLFPFGHGLSYTTFDWADVQGDHHAVTLTVTNTGARAGSDVVQVYRHDRTGVVARPRRELVAFAKVHLEAGQSKSVAIVVPERAFAFYDVVARDWLTPAGEFDLEIARSSTDIVTTVTVTISDGVTSAAETADTPPIAVTDEQFRRRLRRTLPRPRSVRPFTRDSTLDEVAATRLGRLFKAALWRAAPIDEATRNNPAELAMYEHSLAELPLRAAAIFSAGKLRWPTIDLLLRLFNGIGGRRG; encoded by the coding sequence GTGATCGCCGCGTCCGCTCTCACCCTCCGCCAGCAGGTTGCGCTGCTCTCCGGCAGCGACGCCTGGAACACCCAGCCGTTGCCGGAGGCCGGCGTCCCGTCCTGCGCGCTCAGCGACGGCCCGCACGGTCTGCGGTTCCAGGCAGACGCCGGCGACCACCTCGGAGTCGGGGGCAGCGAGCCGTCCACCTGCTTCCCGACCGCGGTCACCGTCGCCAGCTCCTGGGACGAGGAACTGGCCGAGCAGATCGGGCACGCCCTCGCCGGCGAGGCCCGTGCCCTCGGCGTCGACGTGGTCCTCGGGCCCGGCCTCAACATCAAGCGGCATCCGCTGTGCGGGCGCAACTTCGAGTACTTCTCCGAGGATCCGCTGCTCAGCGGCCGGCTCGCGGCAGCCATGGTGAACGGTCTGCAGGGTCACGGCGTCGGGGCCTGCCTCAAGCACTTCGCGGTCAACAATCAGGAGTCGCACCGGTTCGTGGTGGACGCCATCGTCGACGAGCGCACGCTGCGCGAGCTGTACCTGTCCGGCTTCGAACACGCCGTCAAGACGAGCCGGCCGTGGACCGTGATGGCCGCCTACAACCTGGTGAACGGCCATCCGGCGACCCAGCACCACCGGCTGCTCACGAGCATCCTGCGCGACGAGTGGGGCTTCGACGGTCTGGTGATGAGCGACTGGGCAGCCACCAACGACCGGGTCGCGGCAGTGGCCGCGGGCATGGATTTGGAGATGCCCGGCAGCCAGGGATTGTTCGACCGCGACGTGCTCAAGGCGGTCGCGTCCGGCCGGCTGCCCGCCGCCCTGGTCACCGCCTCGGCGCAGCGAGTCCTCGACCTGGTCGCCCGGTCGGCGAGCACCCAAAGCCCAACGGCGAGCGCGGCAGGTGTGACGGAGATCGCCGCAGGTCCGGCGGCGAGCGCGGCAGGCACGGCGGGCGCGGAAGCCACGGCGGGCGCGGCAGGCACGGCGGGCGCGGAAGCCACGGCGGGCGCGGAAGCCACGGCGGGCGCGGAAGGCGCGGTGATTCCGGTTGAGGAGCACGACGCGTTGGCCCGGCGGGCCGCGGCGGCCGGGACCGTGCTGCTGACCAACGACGGGATTCTGCCGCTGGCGGTCACCACCAAGGTGGCGTTGATCGGCGCGTTCGCGGAGCAGCCGCGCTACCAGGGCAGCGGCAGTTCGCTGGTCAACCCCACGCGGATCACCACGGCGCGCCAGGAGTTCCGGCGGCGCGGCATCGAGGTGGTCTACGCGCCGGGGTACGACCCGTCCGGCTCGCAGGCCGACCCGGAGTTGATCGCCGAGGCTGTGGCGGCGGCTCGGTCGGTGGACGTCGTCGTGGTGCTGGCCGGCCTGCCTCCGGTGTACGAGAGTGAGGGCTTCGACCGTACCGATCTGGGGTTGCCGGGGCAGCACGACGAGCTGATCACGGCGGTGTGCGCGGCGAATCCGCGTACCGTGGTGGCTCTTTCCAATGGCGCGCCGGTGCTGATGCCGTGGAAGGAAGCGCCGGCCGCCATCCTGGAGTCCTACCTGGGTGGGCAGGCCGGTGGGGCGGCGCTTGTCGATGTTCTTTACGGCGACGCCGAGCCGGGTGGGCGGCTGGCCGAGACGTTCCCGGCGTCGCTCGAGGATGTCGCCTCCGAGCCGTATTTTCCGGGTGAGCCGCGGCAGGTTCAGTACCGCGAAGGCCTCTCCGTGGGCTATCGGCATCACACGACGGCCGGGATTGCGCCGTTGTTCCCTTTCGGGCACGGGCTGAGCTACACCACGTTCGATTGGGCGGACGTCCAAGGCGATCACCACGCCGTCACGCTGACGGTGACCAACACCGGGGCGCGGGCCGGCTCCGATGTGGTGCAGGTCTACCGGCACGACCGGACCGGCGTGGTGGCCAGGCCGCGCCGGGAGCTTGTCGCTTTTGCGAAGGTTCATCTCGAGGCCGGGCAGAGCAAGAGCGTCGCGATCGTGGTGCCGGAGCGTGCCTTCGCGTTCTATGACGTGGTCGCTCGTGACTGGCTGACCCCGGCCGGCGAGTTCGACCTGGAGATCGCCCGTTCCAGCACCGACATCGTGACCACCGTGACGGTTACCATCAGCGACGGCGTCACCTCCGCCGCCGAGACGGCGGACACCCCACCGATTGCGGTCACCGACGAGCAGTTCCGCCGCCGGCTCCGGCGCACCCTTCCAAGACCAAGATCGGTACGCCCGTTCACGCGCGACTCGACACTGGACGAGGTCGCCGCCACCCGCCTTGGTCGACTGTTCAAGGCGGCGCTGTGGCGGGCCGCCCCGATCGACGAGGCGACCCGCAACAACCCGGCCGAGCTCGCCATGTACGAGCACAGCCTGGCCGAACTCCCGCTGCGAGCCGCAGCGATCTTCTCCGCCGGAAAGCTGCGCTGGCCCACGATCGACCTGCTGCTCCGCCTGTTCAACGGCATCGGCGGCCGCCGTGGCTGA